The Borrelia coriaceae genome has a window encoding:
- a CDS encoding plasmid maintenance protein — MKNQQAKKLKTYQNKYQHKLIVLTSTINYTNQKHKKYTQNNLLYYFNGNLKRNGGKETTIKTLQKYLYQLNKELKITNNYYRHLGVNMGTEVYYELKYPKKECHRLINEYFKVKKEEKFQKRVNDYLKIKYDKKRNVEKSECNNNNNNNKEKEEEKLTSKIEDLQTKKYARKCNFKTNLFLQILNLNLKKNTKIHLLKMLKSSENLIKKDYSKKHEKVNNNHMSLKEKQEKLLSILENVKINLKKEGYNEIILDTKIKLEYEKYKNKPHFILEHNKYEDLNKIVNHFKKTVNKTDTSLIKDNIFSILLEQLRPKVEINTLIPILKQYLKQQKKLGYSKIFNNQYYYNILELIKKQKIYLNHKELKQTTI, encoded by the coding sequence ATGAAAAATCAACAAGCTAAAAAGCTTAAAACATATCAAAACAAATATCAACATAAACTAATAGTACTAACTTCAACAATCAACTATACAAATCAAAAACATAAAAAATACACGCAAAACAATTTACTTTACTATTTTAATGGAAACTTAAAACGCAACGGAGGAAAAGAAACCACTATAAAAACACTACAAAAATACTTATATCAATTAAACAAAGAACTTAAAATAACTAACAATTATTACAGACATTTGGGTGTCAACATGGGGACTGAAGTCTACTATGAACTTAAATACCCTAAAAAGGAATGTCATCGATTAATAAATGAATATTTCAAAGTTAAAAAAGAAGAAAAATTTCAGAAACGTGTAAATGATTACCTTAAAATAAAATATGATAAAAAGAGGAATGTAGAAAAATCAGAATGTAATAATAATAATAATAATAATAAAGAAAAAGAAGAGGAAAAACTCACTAGCAAAATCGAAGACCTACAAACAAAAAAGTACGCAAGAAAATGCAACTTCAAAACAAATCTCTTCTTGCAAATTTTAAACTTAAATTTAAAAAAAAATACAAAAATTCATTTGTTAAAAATGCTAAAAAGTTCTGAAAATCTTATCAAAAAAGACTATAGCAAGAAACATGAAAAAGTTAATAACAATCACATGTCTCTCAAAGAAAAACAAGAAAAACTTTTATCAATACTTGAAAATGTAAAAATAAATTTAAAAAAAGAAGGATATAACGAAATAATTTTAGACACAAAAATAAAGCTCGAATATGAAAAATACAAAAACAAACCACATTTCATTTTGGAGCATAATAAATATGAAGATTTAAATAAAATTGTTAATCATTTTAAAAAAACCGTTAACAAGACAGATACTTCATTAATTAAAGACAATATATTCAGCATATTACTTGAACAACTGCGTCCTAAAGTAGAAATTAACACCTTAATACCAATACTAAAACAATACCTAAAGCAACAGAAAAAGTTAGGGTATAGCAAAATATTTAATAATCAATACTACTATAACATCTTAGAATTAATAAAAAAACAAAAAATTTATTTAAATCATAAGGAACTTAAACAAACTACTATTTAG
- a CDS encoding DUF226 domain-containing protein — protein MNCKLENLEKKKIKLIQKEEKPLFIKIEEIEDRKIYHTKIMMDLYTFKIKENRRHKFFISFRGLFNQNKIEYFHLFPIKEGDKFLGIRYGYRKPIKNILTKYQENGVTKSYILSKAYYIEFKFKKGSVFCYLRRLAYLLRKDVTHKQYYKVLINMLVKLERQVYKFYNKNLPDGGIITKWIEKNQK, from the coding sequence ATGAATTGCAAGTTAGAAAACTTAGAAAAGAAAAAAATAAAACTAATACAAAAAGAAGAAAAACCTCTCTTTATCAAAATAGAAGAAATTGAAGATAGAAAAATATACCATACTAAAATCATGATGGATTTATATACATTCAAGATAAAAGAAAATCGAAGACATAAATTTTTTATTTCATTTAGGGGATTATTTAATCAGAATAAAATAGAATATTTTCACTTATTTCCTATAAAAGAAGGAGATAAATTTTTAGGCATTCGTTATGGATATAGAAAACCAATAAAGAATATTCTAACAAAATATCAAGAAAATGGTGTTACCAAATCGTATATTTTGTCAAAAGCGTACTATATAGAATTCAAATTTAAAAAAGGAAGTGTATTTTGCTATCTAAGAAGGCTTGCTTATTTGCTTAGAAAAGACGTGACACATAAACAATACTATAAAGTTTTAATTAATATGTTAGTAAAATTAGAAAGACAAGTATATAAATTTTACAATAAAAACCTACCGGATGGAGGAATTATAACTAAATGGATAGAGAAAAACCAAAAGTAA
- a CDS encoding ParA family protein: MDREKPKVITVASIKGGVGKSTSAIVLATLLAKEYKVLLIDMDTQASTTSYFYEKIKDQSIDLRKKNICEVIKNNLDIIESIVHISNNLELIPSYLTLHTLNGEFYCRNRHAFIELKLSRELKKLKSKYDYVLIDTNPSLDFTLTCALCTTDYLIVPMTSEKWTLESYDLLEFFIKELKRLIPIFFIITRFKKNNTHRELLEYLQSRKGFLGLVNEREDLNRKLARNETFDLNKDYIEEYKKILNALLIKVQKNYTNKF; the protein is encoded by the coding sequence ATGGATAGAGAAAAACCAAAAGTAATAACAGTTGCATCAATCAAAGGTGGAGTTGGAAAAAGTACAAGTGCTATTGTACTTGCAACTTTATTGGCAAAAGAATATAAGGTCCTTCTAATAGACATGGACACACAAGCGTCTACTACTAGTTATTTCTACGAAAAAATAAAGGATCAGAGCATAGACCTAAGAAAAAAAAATATATGTGAAGTTATAAAAAACAATTTGGATATAATTGAATCAATTGTTCATATTAGTAATAATTTAGAATTAATACCTAGTTATTTAACGTTGCATACTCTTAACGGAGAATTTTATTGTAGGAATAGACATGCTTTCATTGAGCTTAAGCTAAGTAGAGAATTAAAAAAATTAAAATCAAAATATGATTACGTACTGATTGATACTAATCCAAGCTTGGATTTTACTTTAACTTGTGCTTTATGTACCACTGATTACTTAATAGTTCCGATGACATCTGAAAAATGGACACTTGAAAGTTATGATCTATTAGAATTTTTTATTAAAGAATTGAAAAGATTAATACCGATCTTCTTTATTATAACCAGATTTAAAAAAAATAATACTCATAGAGAACTGTTAGAATATTTACAATCTAGAAAAGGATTTTTGGGACTTGTAAATGAACGAGAAGATTTGAATAGGAAACTTGCAAGAAATGAAACTTTTGATCTTAACAAAGATTATATAGAAGAATATAAAAAAATATTAAACGCTTTATTAATTAAAGTACAGAAAAATTATACTAATAAATTTTAG
- a CDS encoding chromosome replication/partitioning protein, whose product MQEEKDRKISINPRNLDNEKSSILIVDDSIVDEAKERFNLLKIKLKDNIKEDISNKIETMYILQEIKEKEYYKLDGYKSFTDFSKVYSLAKSQAYNYLKIASAIQDGILEERFLLENGFNQTLNFIKIKESEKFKKSGKTPLKPLRFQLKSQEAYDFYKRSSKFTSFILEDMFQNDKKFLEDKLLKYKNTKI is encoded by the coding sequence ATGCAAGAAGAAAAAGATAGGAAAATATCAATTAATCCTAGAAATTTAGACAATGAAAAAAGTTCTATTCTAATAGTGGATGATAGTATTGTGGATGAAGCAAAAGAAAGGTTTAATCTTTTAAAAATTAAATTAAAGGACAATATAAAAGAGGATATTTCCAATAAAATAGAAACTATGTATATTTTGCAAGAGATCAAGGAAAAAGAATATTATAAATTAGACGGTTATAAAAGCTTTACTGACTTTTCAAAAGTATACAGTTTAGCAAAATCACAAGCATATAATTATTTAAAGATAGCATCTGCTATTCAAGACGGAATTTTAGAAGAAAGATTTTTGCTTGAGAATGGGTTTAATCAAACATTAAACTTTATTAAAATTAAAGAAAGTGAGAAATTCAAAAAATCAGGGAAAACTCCACTAAAACCATTAAGATTTCAGCTTAAAAGTCAAGAAGCCTATGATTTTTATAAGAGAAGTTCAAAGTTTACTAGCTTTATTTTAGAAGATATGTTTCAAAATGATAAAAAGTTTTTAGAGGATAAACTTTTAAAATATAAAAATACCAAAATATAA